A stretch of Aedes aegypti strain LVP_AGWG chromosome 2, AaegL5.0 Primary Assembly, whole genome shotgun sequence DNA encodes these proteins:
- the LOC5571050 gene encoding uncharacterized protein LOC5571050 isoform X2 — MTGYGYMVGDYSDGDALKLLCSECVAQITKCASGKASVQQMETIGQRFRSMEGNARMFIRGQSLQIGSSPNSSINSPFGMSTPKVATVHPVSASTGQKRTARDADLDWLLSQQPSTSGTRRPQKKVIVREIHLDEEDDERETVVKTKCPFCQMTYIRHTALLKHIESIHPEKEIKYKSCEWCSRKFLNAAELKAHKCAKKRSSGGGWWGWRRRGWW; from the exons ATGACGGGCTACGGCTATATG GTGGGCGATTACAGCGACGGTGATGCATTAAAACTGTTGTGCTCGGAATGTGTAGCACAGATTACAAAGTGTGCCTCCGGTAAGGCATCTGTCCAGCAAATGGAAACCATAGGACAAAGATTTCGCAGCATGGAGGGCAATGCACGAATGTTTATTCGCGGACAATCACTGCAAATCGGGAGCAGTCCGAACAGTTCGATCAATTCTCCATTCGGTATGAGCACACCGAAAGTTGCCACCGTGCATCCAGTTTCGGCGTCAACCGGACAGAAACGTACCGCGCGGGATGCCGATTTGGATTGGTTACTCAGCCAACAACCGTCGACTAGTGGAACTCGACGCCCTCAGAAGAAAGTGATCGTTCGTGAGATTCATCTCGACGAAGAAGATGATGAGCGTGAAACCGTGGTCAAAACCAAGTGCCCATTTTGCCAGATGACATACATCAGGCATACGGCACTATTGAAACATATTGAATCCATTCACCCGGAAAAGGAAATCAAGTACAAGAGCTGCGAGTGGTGCtccagaaaatttctgaatGCAGCTGAGCTGAAGGCCCACAAATGCGCCAAGAAAAGAAGCAGCGGAGGCGGCTGGTGGGGCTGGCGTCGCCGGGGATGGTGGTGA